From Coffea arabica cultivar ET-39 chromosome 10e, Coffea Arabica ET-39 HiFi, whole genome shotgun sequence, one genomic window encodes:
- the LOC113714624 gene encoding uncharacterized protein isoform X1: protein MKAETLTLILVNLAGIMERADESLLPGVYKEVGEALHTGPTGLGTLTLFRSMVQSLCYPLATYLAVRHNRAHVIAYGAFLWAAATFLVAFSSTYFEVAVSRALNGIGLAIVAPAVQSLVADSTDDSHRGTAFGWLQLTSNVGSILGGLFSLLIAPITLLGIPGWRISFHLVGFISVVVGLLVRLFARDPHFPDGSARAVSKVPKKPFMSEVKDLVQEAKNVIGIQSFQIIVAQGVTGSFPWSALSFAAMWLELTGFSHAKTAFLMGLFVVANSLGGLFGGMMGDVLSKRLPNSGRIILSQISSASAIPLAAILLLGLPDNPSTIFLHALVLSITGFCISWNASATNNPIFAEIVPEKSRTSIYALDRSFESILSSFAPPVVGLLAQYIYGFKPAPEGSLQIATDRENATSLAKALYTAIGIPMALCCFIYSFLYRTYPRDRERAQMQALIESEMQLMELDTSRPRGVYGQVQSSDPKEHFLDGRTIIDMDNGEEEFDFDDSNEKTAIYRPSKASSSGE from the exons atgaaggcaGAAACCTTGACCTTAATACTAGTAAACCTAGCTGGAATAATGGAAAGAGCAGATGAATCACTGTTACCGGGAGTTTACAAAGAGGTTGGGGAAGCTCTCCACACGGGCCCAACCGGGctcggaactttgacccttttTCGATCCATGGTACAATCTCTTTGCTACCCACTTGCTACTTATCTCGCCGTCCGCCATAATCGGGCCCACGTCATCGCCTACGGTGCATTTCTTTGGGCTGCCGCCACTTTCCTCGTTGCCTTCTCCTCTACCTACTTTGAG GTGGCAGTTTCTAGAGCATTGAATGGAATTGGCCTTGCTATAGTAGCACCTGCTGTTCAATCCCTTGTGGCCGACTCCACTGATGATAGCCACCGAGGTACAGCTTTTGGGTGGCTGCAATTAACCAGCAATGTTGGATCCATCCTCGGCGGATTGTTTTCTTTACTGATAGCTCCTATTACGTTATTAGGAATTCCTGGCTGGAGGATTTCTTTCCATCTCGTTGGATTTATCAGTGTTGTTGTGGGTCTTTTGGTTCGCTTATTTGCCAGGGATCCTCACTTTCCAGACGGGAGTGCAAGAGCTGTCAGCAAAGTCCCTAAAAAGCCCTTCATGTCTGAAGTGAAAGATTTAGTTCAGGAAGCAAAAAATGTTATAGGTATCCAGTCTTTCCAGATTATTGTGGCTCAAGGTGTAACCGGTTCATTTCCTTGGTCTGCTTTGTCATTTGCAGCAATGTGGCTTGAGCTCACTGGCTTCTCTCATGCAAAAACTGCCTTCCTCATGGGCTTATTTGTGGTAGCGAATTCACTTGGAGGACTCTTTGGAGGCATGATGGGCGATGTGCTGTCTAAACGTCTTCCAAATTCTGGCAGGATAATCCTATCACAAATAAGCTCAGCTTCAGCAATTCCCCTTGCAGCCATTCTTTTGTTGGGGTTGCCTGACAACCCATCAACAATCTTCCTACATGCCTTAGTCCTGAGCATCACTGGGTTTTGCATATCGTGGAATGCTTCTGCCACAAACAA TCCAATTTTTGCAGAGATTGTTCCAGAGAAATCCCGAACGAGTATCTATGCATTGGATCGGTCGTTTGAGTCTATATTGTCATCATTTGCTCCGCCTGTTGTTGGATTATTGGCCCAGTATATCTATGGCTTCAAACCAGCTCCTGAAGGTTCTCTGCAGATTGCAACGGATAGAGAGAATGCTACATCTTTGGCTAAAGCATTGTATACAGCCATTGGAATCCCAATGGCTCTATGTTGCTTTATATACTCTTTTCTCTACAGAACCTACCCAAGAGATAGGGAGCGGGCTCAGATGCAAGCACTGATTGAATCAGAAATGCAACTAATGGAATTGGACACCTCACGTCCAAGAGGAGTATATGGTCAGGTTCAGAGCTCTGATCCCAAAGAACATTTTCTTGATGGTAGGACCATTATTGATATGGACAACGGTGAAgaagaatttgattttgatgataGTAATGAAAAGACAGCAATTTACCGGCCATCTAAAGCTTCGAGTTCCGGTGAATAG
- the LOC113714624 gene encoding uncharacterized protein isoform X2 produces the protein MKAETLTLILVNLAGIMERADESLLPGVYKEVGEALHTGPTGLGTLTLFRSMVQSLCYPLATYLAVRHNRAHVIAYGAFLWAAATFLVAFSSTYFEVAVSRALNGIGLAIVAPAVQSLVADSTDDSHRGIPGWRISFHLVGFISVVVGLLVRLFARDPHFPDGSARAVSKVPKKPFMSEVKDLVQEAKNVIGIQSFQIIVAQGVTGSFPWSALSFAAMWLELTGFSHAKTAFLMGLFVVANSLGGLFGGMMGDVLSKRLPNSGRIILSQISSASAIPLAAILLLGLPDNPSTIFLHALVLSITGFCISWNASATNNPIFAEIVPEKSRTSIYALDRSFESILSSFAPPVVGLLAQYIYGFKPAPEGSLQIATDRENATSLAKALYTAIGIPMALCCFIYSFLYRTYPRDRERAQMQALIESEMQLMELDTSRPRGVYGQVQSSDPKEHFLDGRTIIDMDNGEEEFDFDDSNEKTAIYRPSKASSSGE, from the exons atgaaggcaGAAACCTTGACCTTAATACTAGTAAACCTAGCTGGAATAATGGAAAGAGCAGATGAATCACTGTTACCGGGAGTTTACAAAGAGGTTGGGGAAGCTCTCCACACGGGCCCAACCGGGctcggaactttgacccttttTCGATCCATGGTACAATCTCTTTGCTACCCACTTGCTACTTATCTCGCCGTCCGCCATAATCGGGCCCACGTCATCGCCTACGGTGCATTTCTTTGGGCTGCCGCCACTTTCCTCGTTGCCTTCTCCTCTACCTACTTTGAG GTGGCAGTTTCTAGAGCATTGAATGGAATTGGCCTTGCTATAGTAGCACCTGCTGTTCAATCCCTTGTGGCCGACTCCACTGATGATAGCCACCGAG GAATTCCTGGCTGGAGGATTTCTTTCCATCTCGTTGGATTTATCAGTGTTGTTGTGGGTCTTTTGGTTCGCTTATTTGCCAGGGATCCTCACTTTCCAGACGGGAGTGCAAGAGCTGTCAGCAAAGTCCCTAAAAAGCCCTTCATGTCTGAAGTGAAAGATTTAGTTCAGGAAGCAAAAAATGTTATAGGTATCCAGTCTTTCCAGATTATTGTGGCTCAAGGTGTAACCGGTTCATTTCCTTGGTCTGCTTTGTCATTTGCAGCAATGTGGCTTGAGCTCACTGGCTTCTCTCATGCAAAAACTGCCTTCCTCATGGGCTTATTTGTGGTAGCGAATTCACTTGGAGGACTCTTTGGAGGCATGATGGGCGATGTGCTGTCTAAACGTCTTCCAAATTCTGGCAGGATAATCCTATCACAAATAAGCTCAGCTTCAGCAATTCCCCTTGCAGCCATTCTTTTGTTGGGGTTGCCTGACAACCCATCAACAATCTTCCTACATGCCTTAGTCCTGAGCATCACTGGGTTTTGCATATCGTGGAATGCTTCTGCCACAAACAA TCCAATTTTTGCAGAGATTGTTCCAGAGAAATCCCGAACGAGTATCTATGCATTGGATCGGTCGTTTGAGTCTATATTGTCATCATTTGCTCCGCCTGTTGTTGGATTATTGGCCCAGTATATCTATGGCTTCAAACCAGCTCCTGAAGGTTCTCTGCAGATTGCAACGGATAGAGAGAATGCTACATCTTTGGCTAAAGCATTGTATACAGCCATTGGAATCCCAATGGCTCTATGTTGCTTTATATACTCTTTTCTCTACAGAACCTACCCAAGAGATAGGGAGCGGGCTCAGATGCAAGCACTGATTGAATCAGAAATGCAACTAATGGAATTGGACACCTCACGTCCAAGAGGAGTATATGGTCAGGTTCAGAGCTCTGATCCCAAAGAACATTTTCTTGATGGTAGGACCATTATTGATATGGACAACGGTGAAgaagaatttgattttgatgataGTAATGAAAAGACAGCAATTTACCGGCCATCTAAAGCTTCGAGTTCCGGTGAATAG
- the LOC140015415 gene encoding uncharacterized TPR repeat-containing protein At2g32450-like: MGRTDLAFPTKLTTTDTRLEKVKRIFQVFDLNKDGCLNRDEMAALVVAVNPRVKFSNDQLDAINNELFLTYAPFIHGEKGLTIEGLLCTYDDGAGDIDRDFDALGLDLNTPVPDALGGSSKPTTIRTRLEKVKRIFHRFDANADGGLNRDEMAALVVATNPMVKFSTDQIDAMANEVFRTYPQFIRGEKGLTLEGLLCTYDDGAGDMDRDFDTLGLDLNTPVPDAVGGSSKPTTIRTRLEMVKRIFHRFDANRDGGLNRDEVAALVVATNPMVKFSAYEIDAMSNEAFRSYARFIHGEKGLTLEGLLISYDDGAGDIDRDFDVLGLDLNHTVVFHETYKFLDDLDILIGKLKKQKQAKDGKIKKIGNNSDKISQPQMSDKKVNWEESGQNYTVFVKDLVDLRSRADKNGSREEAFDRHMAIGRVIYDYRLHNEALISFRRALELQPTNVVAHFRAGNCLYELGRHGEAKEEFLLALEASEVNFRDWEYLIPQIHVNLGLVLENEGMVFNACDHYREAVILCPTHFRALKRLGSALVAVGEYGAGVVALEEAVFLNRAYVDAFYDLASALVAMGDEERAIMEFYKVLELKPGHVDALYNLGELFMDTGRYPRAFEMYTRVLAELPNHWKAQLSMAVYLFGKNEIEEAKQALKEGLKMVNGVELHDRLAYLKQLKKKRLKGKEGGFGEGAYIIVEPSKFRMADDSTTLGLELANALHIRAFQRTTGLSRCDVDLIKKQINEYSLPDSDSGSIFAERSIRKASLEGILRELLSFLKPETFVGSVKAINKKILSVFDEVYTGNIDRDLFFAVIAPLCSGPLERRKRVAYHALLCRPGHEGSSKIKRSDAQKYIKLLRAIYIPSFGVNDILEIDDTDESMVSLTEFLAIFDDPDRGFGIMSTLLKLETGKRNGSYVCATCRSAIIGSRFKEMESHFSLCGHCYSEGKVPSTSEQEEYVFREYAN, from the coding sequence ATGGGGAGAACAGATTTAGCTTTTCCAACAAAACTCACGACGACTGACACCAGGTTGGAGAAGGTGAAGAGAATCTTCCAGGTATTCGACCTGAACAAGGATGGCTGTCTGAACCGGGACGAAATGGCTGCCCTGGTGGTGGCTGTAAACCCCAGGGTCAAGTTCAGCAACGACCAACTTGACGCCATCAACAACGAGCTTTTCCTAACCTACGCCCCGTTCATCCATGGTGAAAAGGGCCTGACGATCGAAGGACTATTGTGCACCTACGACGATGGTGCCGGTGACATTGACCGTGACTTCGACGCCCTTGGCCTCGACCTCAACACACCCGTCCCCGACGCTCTGGGGGGTTCATCGAAGCCCACGACTATCCGTACCAGATTGGAGAAGGTGAAGAGAATCTTCCACCGATTCGACGCGAACGCAGATGGCGGTCTGAACCGGGACGAAATGGCTGCCCTGGTGGTGGCTACAAACCCCATGGTCAAGTTCAGCACCGACCAAATTGACGCCATGGCCAACGAGGTTTTCCGAACCTATCCCCAGTTCATCCGCGGTGAAAAGGGCTTGACGCTCGAGGGACTATTATGCACCTACGACGATGGCGCCGGAGACATGGACCGTGACTTCGACACTCTTGGCCTCGACCTCAACACCCCCGTCCCCGACGCTGTGGGGGGTTCATCGAAGCCCACGACTATCCGTACCAGATTGGAGATGGTTAAGAGAATCTTCCATCGATTCGACGCGAACAGGGATGGCGGTCTGAACCGGGACGAAGTGGCTGCCCTGGTGGTGGCTACAAACCCCATGGTCAAGTTCAGCGCCTACGAAATTGACGCCATGAGCAACGAGGCTTTCCGAAGCTATGCCCGGTTCATCCATGGTGAAAAGGGCTTGACGCTCGAGGGACTACTAATCTCCTACGACGATGGCGCCGGAGACATTGACCGTGACTTCGATGTTCTTGGCCTCGATCTCAACCACACGGTAGTGTTCCATGAAACTTATAAGTTTCTGGACGATCTTGATATTTTAATTGGAAAGTTGAAAAAACAGAAACAAGCCAAAGATGGGAAGATTAAGAAAATTGGCAATAATTCAGATAAAATTTCCCAGCCGCAGATGTCAGATAAGAAAGTAAATTGGGAGGAGTCAGGTCAAAATTATACTGTTTTCGTGAAggatttggttgatttgaggtCAAGGGCCGATAAGAATGGCTCGAGGGAAGAGGCATTTGATCGGCATATGGCGATCGGAAGAGTTATATATGATTACCGTTTGCATAACGAGGCTTTGATCAGTTTCAGGAGAGCTTTGGAGCTGCAGCCAACGAATGTGGTCGCTCATTTTCGAGCTGGGAATTGTTTGTATGAGCTTGGTAGGCATGGGGAGGCAAAAGAGGAGTTTTTGCTGGCATTAGAGGCCTCAGAGGTAAATTTTAGAGATTGGGAGTACTTAATTCCTCAGATACATGTGAATCTGGGACTTGTGCTTGAAAATGAAGGAATGGTTTTTAATGCTTGTGATCATTATAGAGAGGCAGTTATTTTGTGTCCAACTCACTTTAGAGCTTTGAAACGATTGGGTAGTGCACTTGTTGCTGTAGGCGAGTATGGGGCAGGCGTTGTAGCTTTAGAGGAGGCTGTATTTTTGAACAGAGCTTATGTCGATGCATTCTATGATTTGGCTTCAGCTTTAGTCGCTATGGGTGATGAAGAGAGGGCAATTATGGAGTTTTATAAGGTTCTTGAATTGAAACCTGGACATGTGGATGCTTTGTACAATTTGGGTGAGCTTTTCATGGATACGGGTAGATATCCAAGAGCTTTTGAGATGTATACTCGGGTATTAGCAGAGTTGCCGAATCATTGGAAAGCCCAACTTAGTATGGCTGTATATttgtttggaaaaaatgaaattgaagaagctaAGCAAGCTTTGAAAGAAGGTTTGAAAATGGTGAATGGAGTTGAATTGCATGATCGCTTAGCATACTTGAAGCAGCTCAAGAAGAAGAGGTTGAAGGGGAAAGAAGGTGGCTTTGGGGAGGGAGCCTATATAATTGTGGAACCATCGAAGTTCAGGATGGCAGACGACAGTACTACTCTTGGGTTGGAACTAGCTAATGCTCTTCATATCCGGGCTTTTCAAAGGACTACTGGACTGAGTCGATGTGATGTTGATCTTATAAAGAAGCAAATTAATGAATACTCTCTTCCAGATTCTGATTCTGGGAGCATTTTCGCAGAAAGATCCATCCGCAAGGCCTCCCTAGAGGGGATTCTCCGTGAATTACTTAGTTTTTTGAAGCCCGAGACCTTCGTAGGTTCCGTTAAAGCaataaacaagaaaattctCTCTGTTTTTGATGAAGTTTATACAGGTAACATCGATAGAGACTTGTTTTTCGCTGTTATTGCCCCTCTTTGCAGCGGTCCCCTGGAGAGGAGAAAAAGGGTAGCATATCATGCGCTTCTATGCCGGCCTGGCCATGAAGGTAGCAGCAAAATAAAGAGAAGTGATGCTCAAAAGTACATAAAACTGTTGAGGGCCATCTACATCCCTTCTTTTGGTGTTAATGATATTCTGGAAATAGACGACACCGATGAATCAATGGTTTCTTTGACAGAGTTCCTGGCAATTTTTGATGATCCAGATAGGGGTTTTGGTATCATGTCCACTCTGTTGAAGCTTGAAACTGGGAAGAGGAATGGTAGCTATGTTTGTGCAACCTGCCGATCTGCAATCATTGGTTCTCGCTTTAAAGAGATGGAATCCCACTTCAGTCTCTGTGGCCATTGCTACAGCGAAGGAAAAGTGCCTTCCACCAGTGAACAAGAAGAGTACGTATTCAGAGAGTATGCCAACTGA
- the LOC113710934 gene encoding uncharacterized protein has protein sequence MERTTPVRKPHTSTADLLTWSENPPENSAALGSASSAARSSARSHQPSDGIRKVVFGGQVTDEEVESLNKRKPCSDYKLKEITGSGIFKPGGENDILESDSADPSAANKTGLRMYQQAVAGISQISFGDEETVTPKKPTTLPEVAKQRELSGNLESESEAKLKKQISNAKSKELSGHDIFAPPPEIQPRPLAARAPALRESITIGETAARNATGNAGDEVSNEETMLKTAKKIPEKKFVELSGNNIFKGDAPPSSAEKPLSSAKLQEMSGSNIFADGKVESRDYFGGVRKPPGGESSIALV, from the exons ATGGAGAGAACCACACCGGTTAGGAAGCCTCACACTTCTACAGCAGATCTGCTCACTTGGTCGGAAAATCCGCCGGAAAATTCTGCGGCACTGGGCTCCGCTTCCTCCGCTGCTCGGTCCTCCGCCCGCTCCCACCAG CCGTCAGATGGAATCAGAAAGGTTGTGTTTGGAGGGCAGGTGACGGATGAAGAAGTTGAAAGCTTGAATAAACG GAAACCATGCTCAGACTATAAGTTAAAGGAAATTACAGGTAGCGGTATTTTTAAGCCAGGTGGTGAGAATGATATCCTTGAATCTGATAGTGCTGACCCAAGTGCTGCTAATAAAACTGGTTTACGCATGTACCAG CAAGCGGTTGCTGGAATCAGTCAAATTTCCTTTGGTGATGAAGAAACTGTCACTCCAAAGAAGCCTACTACTCTGCCTGAAGTGGCGAAGCAGCGGGAGCTAAGTGGAAACCTGGAAAGTGAATCTGAGGCAAAGCTGAAGAAGCAAATTTCAAATGCAAAGTCGAAGGAGCTTAGTGGCCATGACATCTTTGCTCCCCCTCCTGAAATTCAACCTCGACCATTGGCTGCTCGTGCACCAGCTCTAAGAGAGAGCATTACCATTGGAGAAACTGCTGCACGCAAT GCCACTGGAAATGCAGGCGATGAGGTATCTAATGAAGAAACAATGCTTAAAACAGCGAAAAAGATTCCAGAGAAGAAATTTGTAGAGCTGTCCGGAAACAACATTTTCAAGGGAGATGCACCTCCGTCATCTGCCGAGAAGCCACTGAGTTCTGCGAAGTTGCAAGAGATGAGCGGGAGCAACATTTTTGCCGATGGAAAGGTAGAATCTCGAGATTACTTTGGCGGGGTTCGCAAGCCCCCTGGTGGTGAGAGCAGCATCGCTCTGGTGTAA
- the LOC113714624 gene encoding uncharacterized protein isoform X3, which produces MKAETLTLILVNLAGIMERADESLLPGVYKEVGEALHTGPTGLGTLTLFRSMVQSLCYPLATYLAVRHNRAHVIAYGAFLWAAATFLVAFSSTYFEVAVSRALNGIGLAIVAPAVQSLVADSTDDSHRGTAFGWLQLTSNVGSILGGLFSLLIAPITLLGIPGWRISFHLVGFISVVVGLLVRLFARDPHFPDGSARAVSKVPKKPFMSEVKDLVQEAKNVIGIQSFQIIVAQGVTGSFPWSALSFAAMWLELTGFSHAKTAFLMGLFVVANSLGGLFGGMMGDVLSKRLPNSGRIILSQISSASAIPLAAILLLGLPDNPSTIFLHALVLSITGFCISWNASATNKDCSREIPNEYLCIGSVV; this is translated from the exons atgaaggcaGAAACCTTGACCTTAATACTAGTAAACCTAGCTGGAATAATGGAAAGAGCAGATGAATCACTGTTACCGGGAGTTTACAAAGAGGTTGGGGAAGCTCTCCACACGGGCCCAACCGGGctcggaactttgacccttttTCGATCCATGGTACAATCTCTTTGCTACCCACTTGCTACTTATCTCGCCGTCCGCCATAATCGGGCCCACGTCATCGCCTACGGTGCATTTCTTTGGGCTGCCGCCACTTTCCTCGTTGCCTTCTCCTCTACCTACTTTGAG GTGGCAGTTTCTAGAGCATTGAATGGAATTGGCCTTGCTATAGTAGCACCTGCTGTTCAATCCCTTGTGGCCGACTCCACTGATGATAGCCACCGAGGTACAGCTTTTGGGTGGCTGCAATTAACCAGCAATGTTGGATCCATCCTCGGCGGATTGTTTTCTTTACTGATAGCTCCTATTACGTTATTAGGAATTCCTGGCTGGAGGATTTCTTTCCATCTCGTTGGATTTATCAGTGTTGTTGTGGGTCTTTTGGTTCGCTTATTTGCCAGGGATCCTCACTTTCCAGACGGGAGTGCAAGAGCTGTCAGCAAAGTCCCTAAAAAGCCCTTCATGTCTGAAGTGAAAGATTTAGTTCAGGAAGCAAAAAATGTTATAGGTATCCAGTCTTTCCAGATTATTGTGGCTCAAGGTGTAACCGGTTCATTTCCTTGGTCTGCTTTGTCATTTGCAGCAATGTGGCTTGAGCTCACTGGCTTCTCTCATGCAAAAACTGCCTTCCTCATGGGCTTATTTGTGGTAGCGAATTCACTTGGAGGACTCTTTGGAGGCATGATGGGCGATGTGCTGTCTAAACGTCTTCCAAATTCTGGCAGGATAATCCTATCACAAATAAGCTCAGCTTCAGCAATTCCCCTTGCAGCCATTCTTTTGTTGGGGTTGCCTGACAACCCATCAACAATCTTCCTACATGCCTTAGTCCTGAGCATCACTGGGTTTTGCATATCGTGGAATGCTTCTGCCACAAACAA AGATTGTTCCAGAGAAATCCCGAACGAGTATCTATGCATTGGATCGGTCGTTTGA
- the LOC140015416 gene encoding uncharacterized methyltransferase At1g78140, chloroplastic-like: MATVVSMGNLSSLLLPSRLSHNNSQDRFLLLKTTASRFIPQTIKNAFAATRIRATSTLLVETKPDTILDEKKLDSCKNTLACPICYTPLIYTADSSFPADSAARPNLRCRTCRKAYSGNDTHLDLTITSGSKGYGEAMPASTELFRFPFVSFLYERGWRQSFSIWGGFPGPEKEFELIKDYLNPVLGGTIVDASCGSGMFSRLFAKSGLFSLVVALDFSEAMLRQCSEFINQEENFPKEKIILVRADISRLPFASGTVDAVHAGAALHCWPSPSVAVAEISRVLRPGGMFVATTYILDGLFSYIPLVGPLRQNVAQVSGSHVFLSNKELEDLCTACGLVDAKVTRNRMFVMICATKPK; this comes from the exons ATGGCCACGGTGGTCAGTATGGGAAATTTGTCTTCGCTGCTCTTGCCGAGTCGCCTCAGTCATAACAACTCACAAGATCGCTTTTTGCTGCTCAAAACTACTGCCAGTCGCTTCATCCCACAAACCATTAAAAATGCCTTCGCAGCTACGAGAATTCGAGCTACTTCCACTCTTCTTGTGGAAACCAAGCCT GATACTATTCTGGATGAGAAGAAGTTGGACAGCTGCAAGAATACTTTAGCTTGTCCTATTTGCTATACCCCTCTGATTTACACTGCTGATTCAAGCTTCCCTGC GGACTCTGCGGCACGGCCCAATTTACGGTGCCGAACCTGCAGGAAGGCTTATTCTGGAAATGACACGCATCTTGACCTGACAATCACTAGTGGTAGCAAGGGGTATGGCGAAGCTATGCCAGCTTCTACTGAGCTTTTCAG ATTTCCTTTCGTGTCCTTTTTGTATGAGAGAGGATGGCGACAAAGTTTTTCTATATGGGGTGGTTTTCCAGGTCCAGAGAAAGAG TTTGAATTGATCAAGGATTACCTTAACCCAGTCTTGGGTGGAACTATTGTTGATGCCAGCTGTGGAAGTGGGATGTTTTCCAGGCTTTTTGCCAAGAGTGGACTGTTTTCTCTTGTTGTTGCCTTGGACTTTTCAGAAGCTATGTTGCGGCAGTGTTCTGAATTTATTAACCAGGAGGAAAACTTTCCCAAAGA GAAAATAATCTTGGTCAGAGCAGATATCTCCAGGCTTCCATTTGCATCAGGTACTGTGGATGCTGTTCATGCTGGTGCTGCTTTGCATTGTTGGCCTTCACCATCAGTGGCT GTTGCTGAAATAAGTCGAGTACTAAGACCTGGGGGAATGTTTGTTGCTACCACCTACATTTTAGATGGTCTATTCTCGTATATCCCATTAGTCGGGCCTCTTCGGCAG aACGTTGCACAGGTCTCTGGAAGTCACGTTTTCCTATCCAACAAGGAACTTGAAGATCTTTGCACAGCTTGTGGTCTTGTGGATGCTAAAGTCACTAGGAATAGAATGTTTGTGATGATATGCGCCACGAAACCTAAATAA